The Benincasa hispida cultivar B227 chromosome 9, ASM972705v1, whole genome shotgun sequence genome has a segment encoding these proteins:
- the LOC120084749 gene encoding hydroxypyruvate reductase: protein MERTHEDSSNGLIRVLFCGSQFASSHNYTREYLEKYPFVQVDVVPSEDVPKVISNYHICIPKMMKFDFDLISRATHMKLIVQFGVGLDGVDVDAATKFGIKVARIPSGVTGNAMSCAEMAIYLMLGLLRKQKEMQIAVDHRKLGEPTGDTLLGKTVFILGFGNIGLELAKRLRPFGVRIIATKRSWTENSSQLNGASDDLVDEKGAHEDIHKFASIADIVVCCLCLNSETVGVVNKSFLSSMRKGSLLVNVARGRLLDYQSTLHSLESGHLGGLGIDVAWTEPFDPNDPILKFNNVILTPHVAGVTEHSYRSMAKVIGEVALQIHAGSPMTGIEFAN, encoded by the exons ATGGAAAGAACACATGAGGATAGCAGCAATGGTTTAATCCGTGTTCTCTTTTGTGGGTCTCAGTTTGCTAGTTCTCATAATTATACCAGAGAATACTTGGAAAAGTATCCGTTCGTTCAG GTTGATGTTGTTCCATCTGAAGATGTACCTAAAGTTATTAGTAACTACCACATCTGTATTcctaaaatgatgaagtttgattttgatttgatCTCTCGAGCAACCCACATGAAGCTCATAGTGCAGTTCGGTGTTGGCCTTGATG GTGTGGACGTTGATGCTGCCACAAAATTTGGAATCAAAGTTGCGAGGATACCGAGTGGAGTAACTGGAAATGCAATGTCATGTGCAGAAATGGCTATATACCTAATGTTAGGCCTTCTTCGCAAGCAG AAAGAGATGCAGATTGCAGTTGACCATAGAAAGCTTGGAGAGCCAACTGGAGATACACTCCTTGGAAAAACA GTTTTTATCTTGGGCTTTGGGAACATCGGTCTGGAATTAGCTAAGCGCTTGCGCCCATTTGGTGTAAGAATTATTGCCACAAAACGCAGCTGGACAGAAAATTCTAGCCAGTTGAATG GTGCAAGTGATGATCTTGTTGATGAGAAAGGTGCTCACGAGGACATTCACAAATTTGCCAGCATTGCAGACATTGTTGTTTGTTGTTTGTGTCTCAATAGTGAAACT GTCGGTGTCGTGAACAAGTCATTCTTATCTTCGATGAGAAAG GGTTCACTTTTGGTAAACGTTGCTAGAGGTCGTCTCCTGGACTATCAGTCCACTTTACATTCCCTTGAGTCTGGTCACTTAGGTGGCTTGGGCATTGACGTTGCTTGGACTGAGCCATTCGACCCCAATGACCCTATTTTGAAGTTCAATAATGTGATCCTCACTCCTCATGTTGCTGGAGTTACCGAACACTCTTATCGGTCCATGGCTAAG GTTATAGGGGAAGTTGCCCTTCAAATTCATGCTGGATCTCCCATGACAGGGATCGAGTTTGCCAATTAA